The Streptococcus sp. oral taxon 431 nucleotide sequence CAGGATACCAACCACATCCAGGAGAGAATGCTGGAACTCCTCTCAAACGGTCATAATCGTTTTATGGTAGGAGATATTAAGCAGTCTATTTATCGTTTTAGACAGGCAGATCCCCAAATCTTCAACGAAAAATTTCATAGATTTGCTCAAGATGGCAAAGAAGGTCAGTTAATTCTGCTTAAGGAAAATTTCCGTAGTAGTTCAGAGGTTCTAGATGCTACAAATGATGTCTTTAAGCATCTTATGGACGAGGAAGTTGGGGAAATTTCATACGATGGTATGCATCAACTTGTTTTTGGGAATACTGATATTCAAGCAAATTCTGAAAACAAGGCAGAAGTTCTCTTATATGATAAGGATGATGATAGTGATTCTGATGATGAGGAGGAACTTGCAACTTACAAACTGACTGGTGAGATGCGCATGGTGCTAAAGGAGATAATTCACCTTCATAATGATAAGGGTGTACCTTTCAAGGACATGGCTCTCTTAACTGCCAGCAGAAGTCGCAATGACCAGATTCTACTTGCCTTGTCTGAGTATGGTATTCCAGTCAAGACAGACGGCGCCCAATCAAACTATTTGCAATCCCTAGAAGTGCAGGTTATGTTGGATACTCTTCGTGTCATTCACAACCCTCTTCAAGATTTCGCTTTAGTGGCTTTAATGAAGTCTCCAATGTTTAGCTTTAATGAGGATGAATTAGCTCGTCTTGCTCTCCAAAAATCCGAGGATAAGGTCCAAGAAAACTTTTACGAGAAACTAGTCAATGCTCAAGCACAAACTAGCCTCCAAAAGGATTTAATTAAGACTGAATTACACAAAAAGTTAGACTTTTTCATGGAAACCGTCCAGGCTTGGCGTTTGTATTCTAAAACGCACTCACTTTATGATCTCATTTGGAAAATCTATAGCGACCGCTTTTACTATGACTATGTCGGTGCTTTACCAAATGGACAGGCCAGACAGGCTAACCTCTATGCCTTAGCTTTACGAGCTGATCAGTTTGAAAAGAGTAATTTCAAGGGATTATCTCGCTTTATTCGAATGATAGATCAGGTCTTGGAAGCCCAACATGATCTTGCTAATGTCGCTGTGGCACCACCTAAGGATGCTGTAGAACTCATGAGTATTCATAAAAGTAAGGGCCTTGAGTTTCCTTATGTCTTTATCCTTAACATTGATCAGCAATTCAACAAGCAAGATTCTATGTCTGAGGTCATCCTAAGTCGAAGAAATGGCCTTGGTCTCAAGTATGTTGCTAGAGTTGCTACAAATGCCAAAGAGGAATACGTTCCATCTACGATTAAATTATCTATCCCTAGCTTGACCTATACGCAAAACGAAGAAGAACTTCAGTTAGCAAGTTATTCTGAACTCATGCGTTTACTTTATGTAGCCATGACACGTGCTGAGAAAAAATTATATTTAGTTGGAAAAGGTTCTCGTGAAAAGTTAGAATCTAAAGAATATCCGACAAATGGGCAAGGTCTTTTGACTCGAGAAACTAGACTAGACGCTACTAATTTCCAAGATTGGATTTGGGCCATTTATCAAGCATTTTCTAAGGAGGATTTGCATTTCACTGTGCGCTTTGAAGGTGAAGAAGGCCTAACCAAAGAAGCTATCGGAGAATTGGAAAATAAAAGCCAGCTCCAAGACCAATCCCAAGCAGATAATCGCCAGTCAGAAACCATCAAAGATGCGTTGGAAATGCTAAAAGAAGTGGAAGTGTATAATGATATCCACCGTGCAGCAATCAATCTTTCAAGTGTACAAACCCCAAGTCAGATTAAGAAGTTTTATGAACCAGTTATGGATATGGAAGGTGTAGTAGTAGCTGGTCAAAGTCAACTAAAAGAAAGTACGGTTCAATTCAAGTTTCCTGATTTCTCTAAAACTAAGAAAGTTACTGGTGCTGAGATTGGTAGTGCTACCCATGAACTCATGCAGAGAATTAATCTAGCTAAGAAACCCACTTTAGAGACTTTAACAGAGGCCTTGGAGCAAGTTCAAGTAAGCTCGGATGTCAAATCCAAAATCAATCTAGGAAAAATTTTATCCTTCTTTGATACAGCTCTCGGTCAAGAGATTCTTGCAAATCAAGATAAACTCTATCGAGAACAACCTTTCTCAATGTTAAAAAGAGACGAGAAGAGCCAAGAAAACTTTGTTGTCCGTGGAATCTTAGATGGTTATCTCCTCTACGATGATAAGATTGCTCTCTTTGACTACAAGACAGATCATTATGAATATCCAAGTCAACTGATTGAACGTTATAGAGGTCAATTATCTCTCTATGCAGAAGCCTTATCCCGTTCTTATCAGATAGAAAAGGTTGAAAAATATCTAATCTTTCTTGGTAAAGACCAAGTAGAAGTCGTTAAACTTTAAAAAGAAAGGAGACATCATGTCCATTCCTGTTAGAAAAAACTTATATGATGCAGTTTTAGAGGCTTCTAAAGCCGATACTTGGGAACAAGCTACCAAAGAATGGAGTGAAGTTTCCTTGATTTTTAATGGAATCGGTCGAAGCAATTGTGTCTGCGGTAATGCTATTAAGTATGCTTATGAACTTTTTAACGGAGTTACTGGCAAACGACTTTTTCCCATTGGGAGTGACTGTGTGCGTCATTTCCAAAGAATTAGCCTAGATCAACAGCTAGAAGAGGAAGAAAAACTTCTCAGAAAGCTTGAAAATCTAACCAGAAAGGCCCAGAAAAAAGAAGTCATTCGAGTTAATAAAACAGATTTTGATGAGCGACTGATCAACTGGCTATGGGAAAAGGGAGCTTTTAAGTCAAATCGAGGCAATCAATTTTCACCAGAAAAGGATTATCAACTCTTTTTGGAAGTTTTTCAAGGTGGAAGTTGGAGTAAGGCAGAGCCTTTGAAGAAAGCTCGTATGGAAGAAGTCCTTGAAAAATTTATCAAACCCTTTCTACTTGGAAAATCTGACGATCAACTCTATCTTGTTAAACTAGGAAAAGAAAAAATTGACTATGAGCAGGAACTTCGCATCAAGGCTGAAAAGGAGCGAAAGAAGCGAGACAAGATTGCTAAACAATATGCGGATAATCTAGTTCTAGCAATGGGACCAGCTGAACGTGCCTATCAAGATTACTTTGGACTTAGCGAAACACTGAATCTAGAAGAACGCCAGTGGGAAAAGATTCTCTTCGGTAAAAATCGGACAGAACGTTCTATAAAATCAAAACAGTACCAAAGAGAACTTGAAAAGGATCAACGCATTGCTAGTCAAGATCCCCTTGAAAGAAAACAAAAGCAAATCTGGTTGCTTAACTCGTATTTTAAGGATATACCCGAAGAAAAAGCTCGATTTTCTCGACTTTTAATCATGTATCGAAAAAACGGAGAAATTCCATTTTCAACTGACTATCTCTCTAACACTTTGTTTGACTTTTTCTACAAAATGAAGGCTTTTGAATTTGAAATAGCACCTGATCAGGTACGTGATTTTCTAAAGGAATGTTTAGATGCAGAAAATCTATCGTCCGCTCAAAAATCTTGGATAGAAGGCATTTTAACCAACTGCATCAAACCTTTTTTAGAAAGAATGTTAGTATAGCAGTAGTTTTCGTCCTGCATGGAGAGAGTCATTATTGTTAAAATTATGTCTCTAAATTATTTTACATAATTTTATTTATGTATCAACATTAAAAATTAGAAAGAAACTATGTCAAAAGAAATCGATATCGAATATTATCACCAACTAGCCTTGCAAAAACAAAAAGAGCATCGGAAGTTTTTAGGAAATCTGAAAAAGAAAGCACCTAAAAATTTGGATAAAATTGCCCTTGAAATCCATCAAGAAGTTTTTACTGAAATTGATTGTACAGCCTGCGCTAACTGTTGCAAGAGTCTTGGTCCAGACTTCAAAGAAGCAGATATCACACGTATCGCAAAATACTTTAAAATGAAATTGCCAGCTTTTGAAGCTGAGTTTTTGCAAGTAGATGAAGACGGTGATAAAGTCTTTAAGTCAATGCCTTGTCCCTTCTTAGGAGGCGATAATCTTTGTTCCATCTACGACGTCCGTCCAAAAGCCTGTCGTGAATTTCCACATACTGACCGTAAGAAGATTTACCAAATCAATAATCTTACTATTAAAAATACCTTAACTTGTCCAGCAGCCTATCTCTTTGTTGAAAGATTAAGAGAGAAGATAGATTAAGAACTCTCGTTTTGTGATAAGATTCATCCTCAAATACAGTTACTATTTGAGGTTTTTTGTATATTTATTTTTATCTGAAAATTCAAACCATATTTCTTATTAAGCGATATGTCTTTTCTTTAAGCTTAAAGTTTTTTTAAACCTAATCTTAAAGAAAACTGATATAAGGTATCTTTAAGCGATGTTCTGTATAGTTATACCATCATCAAAGAAAGAGGTATCGATATGAACTACATAGTCATTCCAGCTTATCAACCAGATAATAAACTTATCAAACTCATCGAAAAAATTCACGAAAAGAGTGATTTTCATATCTTAGTCATAGACGACGGCAGTTCATCAGAGTGCCAAAAAATCTTTGATAAAGCAAAACAATTTGCTACTGTCATTCGTCACCAAGTGAATCAAGGTAAAGGGCAGGCTCTAAAAACAGCCTTTACTTATATCCAAGAACAAAATATTTATGGTACGGTTGTCACAGCAGATGCGGATGGACAGCACAAGGTATGGGATATTTTCCGCACGGCTAATAAAGCTTCCGAAAATCCAAACAAGCTAATCTTGGGTGTACGTGCCTTTTCTGGAAAAGTTCCCCTTCGTAGCCGTTTTGGTAACAGCTTAACCAAAGCTCTCTTTAAGCTTCAAACAGGAGTAGGAGTAACAGATACGCAGACAGGTCTTCGTGCATTTACGACAAACTTGATACCGTTTATGCTTAAGATTGAAGGTCAACGTTATGAATATGAGATGAATATGTTGCTCGAAGCAACGAAAGAATACGAGATTCTAGAAGTGCCTATTGAAACTGTCTATATCAACGATAATGAGGCTTCACACTTCCGTCCAATACAAGACGGGCTCATGATTTATAAAAATATTTTTAAATTTGCCTTATCATCTCTCAGTAGCTTTGTTGTAGACTATGTCGTTTACGCCCTAGCAATCTTGATTTCGCCGACAGTTCCGACGAGTCTACGAATCTTTCTAGCAAACGGAGTAGCTCGTGTGACTAGCTCTATTTTCAACTATTCTACAAATAAGAAACTAGTCTTTAAAAATGACGATAGCCTTGTGAAAACAGGGATGGGATACTTTGGTCTAGCAGTCGGACTCTTTATCTTAGACACGCTACTGATTCGTCTTTTCTTTACAGTCTTTGGTATCAACCTTCTGATTGCTAAAGTTATCGTCGGCATCCTTCTCTTCGCTGTTTCTTGGACAGTTCAGAAGAAATTCATCTTTAAGGAAAGGACATCAACTGTATTATGAAATTTTTAAAGAAACGCTATGCTTACGCCTCTGTTCTTGGCCTACTCTTGACAGGATCCTTTAGTTACTCAATGCTAAAGACCTTTGTCCTCGCTGAAACTATCTCGACAGTTGCCACAACTAGCACAAGTTCCAATGCTGCAGCAGCAAGTCAAGCTGCTAAAACAGCTACTGTCACTGACTCTAGTTATAAAGATGACAATATTACTGTCAATTTGTCTGAAACGACGGTCAATAATACCCAAGTCTACGTTGCTGATATTACTCTGAGCTCATCAGATTATCTGAAAACTGCCTTTGCTCAAAATGCCTACGGAACTAACGTAACTGCAAAAACCTCTGTAACCGCAGCTAACAACAATGCCATTTTAGCGGTAAACGGGGACTACTATGGTGCTAACTCTACAGGTTATGTTATCCGTAATGGAGTAGTTTATCGTGATACTGTTCGTGAAGATTCTAGTAATGGTGACTTAGCTATTTATAAAGACGGCTCTTTCAAGGTCATTTACGAAGATCAGATCTCAGCTGAGCAACTAGTTAATGACGGTGTCGTCAATCTCTTGGCATTTGGACCAGCCTTGGTCGAAAATGGTGAAATTGCAGTTGATACCAATACAGAAGTAGGACAAGCAATGGCTTCAAATCCTCGTACAGCTATTGGTATTATCGATGAAAACCACTATATCATCGTTGTTTCAGATGGACGTACATCAGAAAGTGAAGGTCTCTCTCTTTATCAGCTTGCTGAGGTCATGAAATCTTATGGAGCAAAAACAGCCTACAACCTTGATGGTGGTGGATCATCTACACTTTACTTCAACGGTCAGGTTATCAATAAACCAACGACTGGTGGAAACAAAATTTCAGAAAGGGCGGTGAGTGACATTGTCTACATTGGTTACTAATTTTGGAAAAAAACGATTTAAAAAAACGGTCATTTCTTATACACTAATCACTATTTTCTTCTTTGCATTTTCTAGAATTTATGAAGCTTTTAGTTTTGGAGAAACTTCTGTTCATATGCACTATTTATTTGCAGCACCTCTTGTAGGGGGGATTCTACTAGCAATCTTTCTCAAGGTTCTCCCTCATTTCTCTCGTATTAGTCTGAATCTATGGAATTCGGCAGTAGCGATTATTACAGCGGGTACACTTTTCCGAGGAATTGTCAATCTCTCAGGGCGTTCTACAACTCTGGATACACCCTACTGGTATGTTGGGATTGGTTTTGCAATACTAGCGATCGTCACTATTTTCATCAATCCAAACCTTTGGAAGAATTCTACTAAAGCAACCAAAACAAATCGCAAAGAAGTCTATGGTCAGGCATAATGTTATAAAAAAGTAGTCGTTCAGCTGATGTTCGACTACTTTTTATTGACTTTTATTTCTAAAATATTTTAAAAATATTACAAGTTCTTTTCTTCTGAAAGATACTACTTTTATATTTAACAGAATATTGTATAATATAGTGGATAATTACTGTTTTTTACACTATATATAGAAACATCAAATCCCCTATTTAGGTATTTGCAAGGAGAAAAGAATGAAAAAAATATTGCTGGCAAGTACAGTTGCCCTCTCTATGGCAGGTTTTGCAAAAACGACAGTCTATGCCGAGGATTCTCAAGCTACCAATAATGTTCAATCATCAGAAAAGATTGCTACGAATACAGTAAGCAATGAAAAGAAAAATCAAAGCGAAGCTGAAAAAGCAACTTCTCAAACTCCAGAGACCAAAGAACAACCTTCAAAAGAAACAGTAGTAGAGGTAGTTAACAAAGAGGGTTGGCAAAAAGAAAATAACCAATGGCGTTATTATGAGGATAATCAGCCCGTTTCAAATTGGAAAAAAATAGCGGGTGTTTGGTACTATTTTAATCAAGATGGCATCATGCTTAGTAATACTATCTTTAATGACTACCTATTGAATAATAGCGGTGCTTTGGCAGAATCTTCTTGGGTAAAAATTGACAACCAATGGTATTATGCCACTGAGGACGGGAAAGTTACTCGTAATAATTGGAAAAAGATAGCTGGTGTTTGGTATCGATTCGATGAAAATGGTATCATGATCAGCAATGCAGTTTACGATGATTATCTGTTCAAAGCAAGTGGTGTCTTAGCTGAAAATAGCTGGGTAAAAATTGGTGATAAATGGTACTACGGCGATCAAGAAGGAAAAATCAATCGTGACAAGTGGGCAAAGATTGATGGACAATGGTATCGATTTGATGAATCTGGTGTCATGCTAAGTGCTACTATTTATAAAGACTATCTTCTCAAGACTAGTGGAGCTATGGCAGAAAATGCCTGGGCAAAACTCGAAGATAAGTGGTATTATGCTACAGCATCAGGAAAAATTATTCGCGATAAGTGGGAGAAAATCAGCGGTTCATGGTACTATTTTAATAAAGACGGTGTCATGTTAAGTAGCCAATGGAAAGAGAAATACTATCTAAAAGATAGTGGCGCCATGGCTAAAAGCGAATGGATTTTCGATGAAAAATACAAGAGTTGGTTCTACCTCAAGTCGGACGGTACCTATGCTGAAAATCAATGGGTAGGTTCTTACTATCTCAAATCTTTTGGTTATATGGCCAAAAATGAATGGATTTTCGATAAGGACTACAACGCTTGGTATTATCTAAAAGAAGATGGAGTCTATGTAACTGGTAACTTCACCATTAATGGGAAAGACTATACTTTCCAAAGCAACGGAAAATGGATTACTGATTCAGCCTCATATTATAAAGTAAAACCTATTACAGCAAATGTATATAGCGCTTCTGGTGAGAAACTTAGCTATATTTCGCAAGGAAGTATTGTAGCGATTGATGGAGCTGAAGCCAAAGACGGTCGACTTCCGGTCAAAATTTCAGGCCTTTCAGGCTATATGAACAAGAGTGATCTAGTAGCAGTCAGCTCAGATAGTGACTTCATTCCTCACTATGCCACTGACGGTAATTATCTTTACCATGAGTTATCACCTTACGCAAGTATTCGTGTAGCACCTCATAGCTCATCAATGGCAATTGGTAAAAAATACTATTCAACTGATGGTATTAATTTTGAAAACTTTACAGTTGAAAATCCTTTCTTATTTAGAGATTTAAGAAAACCAAGCAATTACACAGCTGAAGAATTAGATAAAGTCTATTCTCTTATGAATATCAAGGGAAGTCGTCTGGCAGGTAAGGGTGCAATCTTTAAAGAAGCTGAAGAACGCTATCAGATCAACGCTCTCTATCTAATCGCCCATAGTGCCCTTGAAAGTTCATGGGGACGTAGCCAAATCGCTAAGGATAAAAACAACTTCTTTGGTATCGCTGCTTATGATACAACACCATATGATTCAGCTAAAAGCTTCGACGATGTTGACAAGGGCATCTTAGGTGCAGCCAAGTGGATTCGCGAAAATTACATTGATAATGGCAGAACTTACCTAGGAAATAAATCATCAGGTATGAACGTCCTCTATGCTTCAGATCCATACTGGGGAGAAAAAATTGCAAGCATCATGATGTCAATTAACAGCAAGCTTGGTGAAAAAGACTAAAAATTATTAAAATCGATAACGACTGTATAGTGGTTATCGATTTTGCTTATCAAGAGAAACTTGAAAAATGAACTTTATGAAACAGT carries:
- the addA gene encoding helicase-exonuclease AddAB subunit AddA encodes the protein MKFLSQEEIKELQIAEAQSNKKPKKTAEQIQAIYSSGQNILVSASAGSGKTFVMAERILDQLARGVEIRQLFISTFTVKAATELKERLEKKISQQIQETQDVELKKHLGRQLADLPNAAIGTMDSFTQKFLTKHGYLLDLSPNFRILQNESEQLHLKNEVFRQVFESHYQGKEQEQFSQLVKNFAGRSKDARGLRKQVYMIYDFLQSTSNPQAWLEDSFLKGFEEADFTVAKETLAEEIKEKLWDLEDFFRYHLENDAKEFGKAAYLESVQQVLDAIGSLSHESTFEQYLEVLDRVVGISKDKGGRALTNASRKAELQELKEAYNQERKVKFEKLIALNDQITLLKFQEKYHQESWDLAKTFQVFMRDFVDAYRQRKREENAFEFADISHYTIEILENFPQVRQEYQKRFHEVMVDEYQDTNHIQERMLELLSNGHNRFMVGDIKQSIYRFRQADPQIFNEKFHRFAQDGKEGQLILLKENFRSSSEVLDATNDVFKHLMDEEVGEISYDGMHQLVFGNTDIQANSENKAEVLLYDKDDDSDSDDEEELATYKLTGEMRMVLKEIIHLHNDKGVPFKDMALLTASRSRNDQILLALSEYGIPVKTDGAQSNYLQSLEVQVMLDTLRVIHNPLQDFALVALMKSPMFSFNEDELARLALQKSEDKVQENFYEKLVNAQAQTSLQKDLIKTELHKKLDFFMETVQAWRLYSKTHSLYDLIWKIYSDRFYYDYVGALPNGQARQANLYALALRADQFEKSNFKGLSRFIRMIDQVLEAQHDLANVAVAPPKDAVELMSIHKSKGLEFPYVFILNIDQQFNKQDSMSEVILSRRNGLGLKYVARVATNAKEEYVPSTIKLSIPSLTYTQNEEELQLASYSELMRLLYVAMTRAEKKLYLVGKGSREKLESKEYPTNGQGLLTRETRLDATNFQDWIWAIYQAFSKEDLHFTVRFEGEEGLTKEAIGELENKSQLQDQSQADNRQSETIKDALEMLKEVEVYNDIHRAAINLSSVQTPSQIKKFYEPVMDMEGVVVAGQSQLKESTVQFKFPDFSKTKKVTGAEIGSATHELMQRINLAKKPTLETLTEALEQVQVSSDVKSKINLGKILSFFDTALGQEILANQDKLYREQPFSMLKRDEKSQENFVVRGILDGYLLYDDKIALFDYKTDHYEYPSQLIERYRGQLSLYAEALSRSYQIEKVEKYLIFLGKDQVEVVKL
- a CDS encoding YkgJ family cysteine cluster protein, with the translated sequence MSKEIDIEYYHQLALQKQKEHRKFLGNLKKKAPKNLDKIALEIHQEVFTEIDCTACANCCKSLGPDFKEADITRIAKYFKMKLPAFEAEFLQVDEDGDKVFKSMPCPFLGGDNLCSIYDVRPKACREFPHTDRKKIYQINNLTIKNTLTCPAAYLFVERLREKID
- a CDS encoding bifunctional glycosyltransferase family 2/GtrA family protein; translation: MNYIVIPAYQPDNKLIKLIEKIHEKSDFHILVIDDGSSSECQKIFDKAKQFATVIRHQVNQGKGQALKTAFTYIQEQNIYGTVVTADADGQHKVWDIFRTANKASENPNKLILGVRAFSGKVPLRSRFGNSLTKALFKLQTGVGVTDTQTGLRAFTTNLIPFMLKIEGQRYEYEMNMLLEATKEYEILEVPIETVYINDNEASHFRPIQDGLMIYKNIFKFALSSLSSFVVDYVVYALAILISPTVPTSLRIFLANGVARVTSSIFNYSTNKKLVFKNDDSLVKTGMGYFGLAVGLFILDTLLIRLFFTVFGINLLIAKVIVGILLFAVSWTVQKKFIFKERTSTVL
- a CDS encoding phosphodiester glycosidase family protein gives rise to the protein MKFLKKRYAYASVLGLLLTGSFSYSMLKTFVLAETISTVATTSTSSNAAAASQAAKTATVTDSSYKDDNITVNLSETTVNNTQVYVADITLSSSDYLKTAFAQNAYGTNVTAKTSVTAANNNAILAVNGDYYGANSTGYVIRNGVVYRDTVREDSSNGDLAIYKDGSFKVIYEDQISAEQLVNDGVVNLLAFGPALVENGEIAVDTNTEVGQAMASNPRTAIGIIDENHYIIVVSDGRTSESEGLSLYQLAEVMKSYGAKTAYNLDGGGSSTLYFNGQVINKPTTGGNKISERAVSDIVYIGY
- a CDS encoding glucosaminidase domain-containing protein; this translates as MKKILLASTVALSMAGFAKTTVYAEDSQATNNVQSSEKIATNTVSNEKKNQSEAEKATSQTPETKEQPSKETVVEVVNKEGWQKENNQWRYYEDNQPVSNWKKIAGVWYYFNQDGIMLSNTIFNDYLLNNSGALAESSWVKIDNQWYYATEDGKVTRNNWKKIAGVWYRFDENGIMISNAVYDDYLFKASGVLAENSWVKIGDKWYYGDQEGKINRDKWAKIDGQWYRFDESGVMLSATIYKDYLLKTSGAMAENAWAKLEDKWYYATASGKIIRDKWEKISGSWYYFNKDGVMLSSQWKEKYYLKDSGAMAKSEWIFDEKYKSWFYLKSDGTYAENQWVGSYYLKSFGYMAKNEWIFDKDYNAWYYLKEDGVYVTGNFTINGKDYTFQSNGKWITDSASYYKVKPITANVYSASGEKLSYISQGSIVAIDGAEAKDGRLPVKISGLSGYMNKSDLVAVSSDSDFIPHYATDGNYLYHELSPYASIRVAPHSSSMAIGKKYYSTDGINFENFTVENPFLFRDLRKPSNYTAEELDKVYSLMNIKGSRLAGKGAIFKEAEERYQINALYLIAHSALESSWGRSQIAKDKNNFFGIAAYDTTPYDSAKSFDDVDKGILGAAKWIRENYIDNGRTYLGNKSSGMNVLYASDPYWGEKIASIMMSINSKLGEKD